The nucleotide sequence GAGGTGCGGGCTGCGGATCCACGAGGTGCCGGTGGACTGGGTCGACGACCCGGACTCGCGGGTCGACATCGTGACCACCGCGACCGACGACCTGCGCGGCGTCCGGCGGTTGCACCGCACGCTCGATCACCTTCCGCTGGAGGCGATCCGGCAGCGGCTGGGCCGCACCACGGCGCAGTCCGGGCTGGGTGCGCAGTCGGTGCGATTCGCGGTGGTGGGCGTGTTCACCACGGCAATCCATCTCGGCCTGTTCGCCCTGCTCGACAGCTCGTTGCCGGGATGGTCGGCGCAGTGGGCCAACACCGCGGCACTGGCCTTCGCCACGGTGGTCAACACCGGCGTCAACCGGCGCTGGACCTTCGGCATCCGCCGGCGCGAAGGGGCATTCACCAACCAGGTGCAAGGCTTCGGCGTCTTCGCGTTGACCTGGGCCGTGACCGCTCTGGCGCTGTGGGGCTTCGGAGCCCTCTGGCCCACCGCGCCGACCCTGGCCAGCACCCTGATCCTCGCCGTGGCCACGGTCACCTCGACCGCGCTGAAGTTCATCCTGATGCGCCACTGGATGTTCGCCACACCCCCCAACCCCCTGGCCCCGAACTCCCCCGCCCCCCTGGACCCCACCCCCCCCCTGGGCCCCACCACCCCCCTGGGCGCAATGTCACATCACGCTCGCTAGATGAGTGCAACGTGACGTTGCGCTCGTCGGGGACGAGCGTGACGTGACATTGCGCTCGGGCGGGAACGGGGGGTATTCAACTGGATGGTTGACAAAGAGGTGACTCGCGCCTACGGTCTATTCAACCAAGTAGTTGAGGACGTGGGATGACCGATCAGCTGTCCAAGGTGTTCGCCGCCCTGGCCGACCCGACCCGGCGCGACATGGTCGCCCGGCTCAGCGGGGGTGATGCCACCGTCGGTGAGCTCGCCGCGCCGTACCAGGTGAGCGTGCAGGCGGTGTCCAAGCACCTGAAGGTGCTGGAAGAGGCCGGTCTGGTCACCCGCAGCCGCGACGCGCAACGGCGTCCGGTGCATCTCGAGGCGGAGGTGTTCGACCTGATGACGAAGTGGATCGAGCGCTACCGCCGTCAGGCCGAGCAGCGCTACCAGCGC is from Kineosporiaceae bacterium and encodes:
- a CDS encoding bifunctional glycosyltransferase family 2/GtrA family protein, yielding MTAVTRRIDGLVLDVVIPVHNEERALARCVRRLHRHLEATFPYAYRITIADNASTDETPRVAAELAATVPDVTWVRLEQKGRGRALKQVWSASPAQVLAYMDVDLSTDLDALWPLVAPLLSGHSDVAIGTRLHRDSRVVRGPKREAISRAYNLILRTALGASFTDAQCGFKAIRSDVAAELLPLVRDPTWFFDTELLVLAQRCGLRIHEVPVDWVDDPDSRVDIVTTATDDLRGVRRLHRTLDHLPLEAIRQRLGRTTAQSGLGAQSVRFAVVGVFTTAIHLGLFALLDSSLPGWSAQWANTAALAFATVVNTGVNRRWTFGIRRREGAFTNQVQGFGVFALTWAVTALALWGFGALWPTAPTLASTLILAVATVTSTALKFILMRHWMFATPPNPLAPNSPAPLDPTPPLGPTTPLGAMSHHAR
- a CDS encoding ArsR family transcriptional regulator; this encodes MTDQLSKVFAALADPTRRDMVARLSGGDATVGELAAPYQVSVQAVSKHLKVLEEAGLVTRSRDAQRRPVHLEAEVFDLMTKWIERYRRQAEQRYQRLDAVLAAMTAADHPNDDTESTLQEGTAS